In one window of Nakamurella sp. PAMC28650 DNA:
- a CDS encoding conjugal transfer protein, giving the protein MRLSTKSAGPSPAPAVPLSTPDPEYRSRRVRQLAEAHRRRQVLVAAAPAAAAQLINAIAATDSYWTKTQTWHEAIGKIAPDDTAAKAPPAAEPPIQVRMAKVQNQTTQPTTPSPPPAKRRLGRKPSPAPTPAPATRPIDIHADPAVQAVEDNFEVPQPGRKLRPIGRGRSWATRLAVLVSPLIFIGGLAYSCGVSTGSDRLAAPSAITADEAAAYHLSTFPAAQASAYGATYLTLCLTHPSVSNDQATADRLTALARMTSAGVAVGCGWDGTGAAQQPLSVTWMGTTAPSAGTYSTGAAAQLGYIVVMNDRRTLTIGIPIWTSNIKDQNNFRVVGDLSMLPAAPAQTAPAPVQPALVDPGLADSLSTTVLLPFLQAWAASDPVQLNLILAAGASTAAQQGLEGQLSNPQLDTAQVVVNHGAVGKYRDGDQITAQVTVDWSTATGAGIQTTSYSISLQLTAGKWLVLDITSGPVDSQGGAADNTTYQSTSPPSSSSAPTQ; this is encoded by the coding sequence GTGCGACTGTCCACGAAAAGTGCGGGTCCTAGCCCAGCTCCCGCCGTCCCGCTGTCCACCCCCGACCCGGAGTACCGCAGTCGACGGGTCAGGCAGCTCGCCGAGGCTCATCGCCGCCGCCAAGTTCTGGTCGCCGCCGCACCGGCGGCGGCGGCCCAGCTGATCAACGCGATCGCTGCGACCGACTCCTATTGGACAAAAACGCAGACCTGGCATGAAGCGATCGGCAAGATAGCTCCCGACGACACCGCAGCCAAGGCCCCGCCTGCCGCGGAACCACCGATCCAGGTCCGCATGGCCAAGGTCCAGAATCAGACGACCCAACCCACCACGCCATCGCCGCCCCCGGCCAAACGCCGGCTCGGACGAAAGCCGTCACCGGCTCCCACACCCGCACCGGCGACGAGACCTATTGACATACATGCTGATCCCGCTGTCCAAGCGGTTGAAGACAACTTCGAGGTACCTCAGCCGGGCCGGAAACTCCGCCCCATTGGCCGGGGCCGCTCGTGGGCAACCCGCCTGGCCGTGCTCGTGAGCCCGCTGATCTTCATCGGCGGCCTGGCCTACTCCTGCGGAGTCTCCACTGGCTCCGACCGCCTCGCTGCACCCTCGGCCATCACCGCCGATGAAGCTGCCGCCTATCACCTGAGCACCTTTCCAGCGGCTCAGGCATCGGCATACGGCGCCACCTACCTGACCTTATGTCTGACCCATCCCAGTGTCTCCAACGACCAGGCAACCGCCGATCGGCTCACAGCTTTGGCCCGGATGACCTCCGCCGGCGTTGCCGTGGGCTGCGGCTGGGACGGAACGGGAGCAGCCCAGCAGCCGCTATCGGTGACGTGGATGGGCACGACTGCGCCATCGGCGGGTACGTACAGCACCGGCGCTGCCGCCCAACTGGGCTACATCGTCGTCATGAACGACCGACGAACGTTGACGATCGGCATCCCCATCTGGACGTCAAATATCAAGGACCAAAACAACTTTCGCGTCGTCGGCGACCTGTCGATGCTGCCCGCAGCACCCGCGCAGACAGCCCCCGCGCCAGTACAACCAGCTCTGGTCGACCCCGGCCTGGCCGACTCGTTGAGTACCACCGTGCTGCTGCCATTCCTGCAAGCATGGGCCGCGTCGGACCCGGTACAGCTGAACCTCATCCTGGCCGCCGGAGCATCCACGGCTGCGCAACAGGGGTTGGAAGGCCAGCTGTCGAATCCGCAGCTGGACACCGCACAAGTGGTCGTCAACCACGGCGCGGTCGGCAAATACCGAGACGGCGACCAGATCACCGCGCAGGTCACCGTCGACTGGAGCACCGCCACCGGCGCCGGCATCCAGACCACCTCCTACTCGATCTCCCTGCAACTCACCGCCGGCAAATGGCTCGTCCTGGACATCACCAGCGGCCCCGTGGACAGCCAAGGCGGAGCAGCCGACAACACCACCTATCAATCGACCTCGCCGCCGAGCAGCAGTTCAGCACCTACCCAATGA
- a CDS encoding ATP-binding protein, which yields MIVGLIVLIVLIVLIVFGAGSVGAFRFAKARAERGSSDDLTLKAAKSGKQQERIDQRRLGYRYADDKLFVQGGGVFAGITMATSTDEYATSDETADIAMRPVGLNHDLLRFFEGDNVQCQELVRYRAITSEAWLRQLLAHAWNPTQMYQTLAAKVAEHVKGATPQRMWVLIVRLGDLPRRDVADPLASLAADVLGVAEERLTRKDLAPWRAKATQFHAIAARHGAEPLTRQDLLWLIRKVGHGHLPVPDEPVTRRRPWRGGFFELATVLRGDNLGGGVIALHSRNVETGEEETSYTATLVVQDQPLRQIFNPRNAWAKKLGRLGAEINWRYTLIPGARWRTITDKAAALIEDERQDREKAVAGTDLAFEARLEQADQIKTNNAEDPDPGQVGWLRICVSSPTLKGLAQSIQDTKAAMGDIEVEVSEHGALLLLEEQLPGECLPVHMGSLSAGPAGGLQLWESYTDTYQPAIAQIASHSQVGDRLQVVRGRLLGWIGMVIGYVKSNGTPIHFDPHAMMSRLSGAGIAVPGASGGGKTSFLLAMFFWLSESGARCRAIDPKIDFRNFVLYIAFGSQVLHPDFMDEADEGTLGTPGSRFQPINRQFWDDTEIFDLARGARGIRDPWRITRTFTEGYNLALNLIDALFFDDAHRRIVKKGLRALLNARKAALACGEEFTVGFGDVVDYIGAERDELATDLAAARKSNVDTSQIRASLDVVDEVCTRLENGEEQPFLRLLLGKKLDPQEPHAAEEKRRTIYTMSGYKTPDDPNDAQNWSETDRNAAAVMHAVLYDLYSGLDGRLVPNPVTGEPGIRPSDTFVDEGNMFTAQRSSRGFLRKVLRQGRSLYHALFFADQRARGIAKIEEEARADDPAEVNQFGVVAVFGQKSKNEARMGLELLRADGDNVSTAERDIMARGLLQEGLGGRLSAGECAFRDPDSRVANAVIDQIFEVLQRASQTNANLKPTDWAYEVPADPADWTINPEALYRVRTGVAADGEDVDDDFFDDDADDPYAGDLDEFDDEDDQDLEANEYLEDDELVGAAQ from the coding sequence ATGATCGTCGGCCTCATCGTCCTCATCGTCCTCATCGTCCTCATCGTGTTCGGCGCCGGCTCAGTCGGCGCCTTCCGTTTCGCCAAGGCCCGAGCCGAGCGGGGCAGCTCAGATGACCTGACCCTCAAGGCCGCCAAGTCCGGAAAGCAGCAGGAACGCATCGACCAGCGCCGACTGGGCTACCGCTACGCCGACGACAAGCTGTTCGTCCAAGGCGGCGGCGTGTTCGCTGGCATCACCATGGCCACATCCACCGACGAGTACGCGACCAGCGACGAGACCGCCGACATCGCCATGCGTCCAGTCGGTCTCAATCACGATCTGCTGCGGTTCTTCGAAGGCGACAACGTCCAGTGCCAGGAGTTGGTCCGCTACCGGGCGATCACCAGCGAGGCGTGGCTACGCCAACTGCTGGCCCACGCCTGGAACCCGACCCAGATGTACCAGACCCTGGCCGCGAAGGTCGCCGAACATGTCAAAGGCGCGACCCCGCAACGCATGTGGGTGCTGATCGTCCGCCTCGGTGATCTACCGCGCCGCGACGTCGCAGATCCGCTCGCCTCGTTGGCCGCCGACGTGCTCGGAGTCGCCGAAGAGCGACTGACCCGCAAGGATCTGGCCCCCTGGCGAGCCAAAGCCACCCAATTCCACGCGATCGCCGCCCGGCACGGAGCCGAGCCCCTGACCCGTCAGGACCTGCTCTGGCTGATCCGCAAGGTCGGCCACGGACACCTCCCAGTACCCGACGAGCCGGTCACTCGCCGCCGCCCGTGGCGCGGCGGATTCTTCGAACTGGCCACAGTGCTCCGCGGGGACAACCTCGGCGGCGGCGTCATCGCCCTGCACTCACGGAACGTCGAGACAGGCGAGGAGGAAACCTCCTACACAGCAACCCTCGTCGTGCAGGACCAGCCACTCCGTCAGATCTTCAACCCGCGCAACGCCTGGGCCAAGAAACTCGGCCGCCTCGGCGCGGAGATCAACTGGCGCTACACCCTAATCCCGGGCGCCCGCTGGCGAACAATCACCGACAAGGCCGCCGCCCTCATCGAGGACGAACGGCAGGACCGCGAAAAAGCTGTCGCAGGTACTGATTTGGCGTTCGAAGCGCGACTGGAGCAGGCCGACCAGATCAAGACCAACAACGCCGAGGACCCCGACCCGGGACAGGTGGGCTGGCTCCGCATCTGCGTATCCTCGCCCACGCTCAAAGGCCTGGCCCAAAGCATCCAGGACACCAAAGCCGCCATGGGGGACATCGAAGTCGAGGTGTCCGAACACGGCGCGTTGCTACTGCTGGAGGAACAGCTACCTGGCGAGTGTCTGCCGGTGCACATGGGCTCCCTCTCGGCGGGACCAGCCGGCGGCCTGCAGCTGTGGGAGTCCTACACCGACACCTACCAGCCGGCGATCGCCCAGATCGCATCGCACAGCCAGGTCGGAGACCGGCTCCAGGTGGTCCGCGGACGGCTTCTGGGCTGGATCGGCATGGTCATCGGCTACGTCAAGAGCAACGGCACGCCGATCCATTTCGACCCCCACGCGATGATGAGTCGCCTGTCCGGCGCCGGCATCGCCGTGCCCGGGGCCTCCGGCGGCGGAAAGACCAGCTTCCTGCTGGCCATGTTCTTCTGGCTGTCCGAATCCGGCGCCCGCTGCCGAGCCATCGACCCGAAAATCGACTTCCGAAACTTCGTGCTGTACATCGCCTTCGGCTCCCAAGTCCTGCATCCGGACTTCATGGACGAGGCCGACGAGGGAACACTGGGCACCCCCGGCAGCCGCTTCCAGCCAATCAACCGGCAATTCTGGGACGACACGGAAATCTTCGACCTGGCCCGCGGCGCACGCGGCATCCGCGATCCGTGGCGCATCACCAGGACCTTCACCGAGGGCTACAACCTGGCCCTTAACCTGATCGACGCGCTGTTTTTCGACGACGCTCACCGACGTATCGTCAAGAAGGGGCTACGAGCGCTGCTGAACGCCCGGAAGGCAGCCCTGGCCTGCGGCGAAGAGTTCACGGTCGGGTTCGGCGACGTCGTCGACTACATCGGCGCCGAGCGCGACGAGCTGGCCACCGATCTGGCCGCTGCCCGCAAGAGCAACGTCGACACCAGCCAGATCCGGGCCTCCCTGGACGTCGTCGACGAGGTCTGCACCCGGCTGGAGAACGGCGAGGAACAACCGTTCCTACGGCTGCTGCTGGGCAAAAAATTAGACCCGCAGGAACCTCACGCAGCGGAGGAGAAGCGCCGCACGATCTACACGATGTCCGGGTACAAAACCCCGGACGACCCGAACGACGCCCAGAACTGGTCCGAGACCGATCGGAACGCAGCCGCCGTCATGCACGCCGTGCTCTATGACCTGTACAGCGGACTGGACGGCCGGCTCGTCCCCAATCCGGTCACCGGCGAGCCGGGCATCCGACCGTCGGACACCTTCGTCGATGAAGGCAACATGTTCACCGCCCAACGCTCCAGCCGCGGGTTCCTCCGCAAGGTGCTCCGGCAGGGCCGATCCCTCTACCACGCCTTGTTCTTCGCCGACCAAAGAGCCCGTGGTATCGCCAAGATCGAGGAGGAAGCCCGCGCCGACGACCCGGCCGAGGTCAACCAGTTCGGCGTCGTCGCCGTCTTTGGACAGAAGTCCAAGAACGAAGCCCGGATGGGACTCGAGCTGCTGCGCGCCGACGGCGACAACGTCAGCACCGCCGAGCGGGACATCATGGCCAGAGGACTACTGCAGGAAGGTCTCGGCGGCAGGCTCAGCGCCGGCGAGTGCGCCTTCCGCGACCCAGACTCACGCGTCGCCAACGCCGTCATCGACCAGATCTTCGAAGTGCTGCAACGCGCATCGCAAACCAACGCCAACCTCAAACCGACCGACTGGGCCTACGAGGTCCCCGCCGATCCGGCCGACTGGACCATCAACCCCGAAGCGCTGTACCGGGTCCGCACGGGCGTCGCCGCCGACGGGGAAGACGTGGACGACGACTTCTTCGACGACGACGCCGATGACCCCTACGCCGGCGACCTCGACGAGTTCGACGACGAGGACGACCAGGACCTCGAGGCGAATGAATACCTGGAGGACGACGAGTTGGTCGGCGCGGCCCAATGA
- a CDS encoding C40 family peptidase, with amino-acid sequence MVATDNVSIPYTLPAASGTTGLEETVNAQGQVPSSGAAVTWAHFAALGSDYQNYYLTMRWNYVSWNFDGTTSGGIDQAQYNWFSKGHDGKPWIVTVTNPRTHQAVNLAVIEAGPAPWVGVADSHHHSNADAARYGWTNPTKGTPAGWKGVVAGMPQAAITTLGAVTGYPGNKGDVLYYAWAADQNAVPGPTGDTAAQQPTGDTPAQACNPVTDCSTAPTGNEVPPAIRTQLIVAGQAHNVPPAALAALYLTEQNGFTFEYRWYDTGKTNGAFQLSATDPAWKLSIYRTSGEWPAGGTFRGPFQFGPIWESTYQTPAHPDVLKFADAAYGAAAYMAALGAKNNPTPDQIRFASESYNGQTSFSIGDGIRNPDPAQFTTVRQLYADQVVHLVAALAPSFTAVASPTTPSSPAATTANSTEPVSTAAQASNSAAAPVSGCQAGSGGVTVNGVQITIPTNANLDPTVVGKMITAPSAAMARGLAAGFAELGVPYVYGGGTNGGPPDEGCARAGGAENSCQGTIGLDCSGLTGYILAQAGFHIPDNSDSQRAAGTNVPWSQGQPGDIIGFPGHVAIYLGDILHSGTIYILEAPDVGKNIRIVAMFRHDQDNILHRYWT; translated from the coding sequence GTGGTTGCTACGGATAATGTTTCGATCCCGTACACGCTGCCGGCCGCCTCCGGTACCACCGGCCTGGAGGAGACGGTCAACGCCCAGGGTCAGGTGCCCTCCAGCGGCGCCGCGGTCACCTGGGCCCACTTCGCAGCGCTCGGCTCGGACTACCAGAACTATTACCTGACCATGCGGTGGAACTACGTCAGCTGGAATTTCGACGGCACCACCAGCGGCGGCATTGACCAGGCCCAGTACAACTGGTTCAGCAAGGGCCACGACGGAAAACCCTGGATCGTCACCGTCACCAACCCCCGCACCCACCAGGCCGTCAACCTGGCCGTCATCGAAGCCGGCCCCGCCCCGTGGGTCGGCGTCGCCGACTCCCACCACCACAGCAACGCCGACGCAGCCCGCTACGGCTGGACCAACCCGACCAAAGGCACCCCCGCCGGCTGGAAAGGCGTCGTCGCAGGGATGCCGCAGGCCGCGATCACCACCCTCGGCGCGGTCACCGGGTACCCCGGCAACAAGGGCGATGTCCTGTACTACGCCTGGGCCGCAGACCAGAACGCTGTTCCCGGCCCCACCGGCGACACCGCAGCTCAGCAACCCACCGGCGACACCCCCGCCCAGGCCTGCAACCCCGTCACGGACTGCAGCACAGCTCCCACCGGCAACGAAGTACCCCCGGCGATCAGGACCCAGCTGATCGTCGCCGGTCAGGCCCACAACGTGCCACCAGCCGCGCTGGCCGCCCTGTACCTGACCGAACAGAACGGCTTCACCTTCGAATACCGCTGGTATGACACAGGAAAAACCAACGGTGCCTTCCAACTGAGCGCCACCGACCCCGCCTGGAAACTGTCCATCTACCGAACCAGCGGTGAATGGCCAGCCGGCGGCACCTTCCGCGGACCCTTCCAGTTCGGCCCCATCTGGGAATCGACCTATCAGACCCCGGCCCACCCCGACGTTCTGAAATTCGCCGACGCCGCGTACGGTGCCGCCGCCTACATGGCCGCCCTCGGCGCCAAGAACAACCCCACCCCTGACCAGATCCGCTTCGCCTCCGAAAGCTACAACGGACAAACAAGTTTCAGCATCGGCGACGGTATCCGCAACCCCGACCCCGCCCAGTTCACCACCGTCCGTCAGCTTTACGCAGACCAAGTCGTCCACCTCGTCGCCGCGCTCGCCCCCAGCTTCACCGCGGTCGCATCACCGACAACTCCGAGCAGCCCCGCTGCAACTACTGCCAACAGCACCGAGCCGGTGAGTACAGCCGCACAGGCCAGCAACAGCGCCGCGGCGCCCGTCAGCGGCTGCCAGGCCGGCAGCGGCGGCGTCACAGTCAACGGCGTCCAGATCACCATCCCCACGAACGCGAACCTCGACCCAACTGTCGTCGGCAAAATGATCACTGCCCCCTCTGCGGCGATGGCTCGAGGACTGGCCGCCGGATTCGCCGAACTCGGCGTCCCCTACGTCTACGGCGGCGGCACCAACGGCGGACCACCCGATGAAGGCTGCGCACGAGCCGGGGGCGCAGAGAACTCCTGCCAAGGAACCATCGGCCTGGACTGCTCCGGGCTCACCGGATACATACTGGCGCAGGCCGGGTTCCACATCCCAGACAACTCCGACAGCCAGCGCGCAGCCGGGACCAATGTGCCTTGGAGCCAAGGACAACCCGGCGACATCATCGGCTTTCCCGGGCACGTGGCCATCTACCTCGGCGACATCCTCCACAGCGGCACGATCTACATCCTGGAAGCACCCGACGTCGGCAAAAACATCCGCATCGTCGCGATGTTCCGCCACGACCAAGACAACATCCTGCACCGGTACTGGACCTGA
- a CDS encoding IS3 family transposase (programmed frameshift) yields MSKFRGKYTPEFRDTAVREVTDKSRPIADVARELGLVEQTLRNWVAAHRERHGGDTQELTVSERAKLKALEKEVRELRMENEFLGKSNGLLRQEIAVSRKYAFIASEEGHYPLHLMFRWAKVSKSGFYEWKGRGPSYTSRRRTHLARLITALFEASDGTYGYRRVHADLLRSGYWADDDTVRQIMRELDLVPCQPRPFRPVTTIAGDTGQTPDLVKRHFNAVVPGTKLVGDITYIPTWEGWLYLATVLDCATKKVVGYAMADHMRASLVVDALKMAARNVRIVPDVSIFHSDRGSQYCSQDFADLTTHLKVRRSVGRTGVCYDNAWAESFNGTLKVERVNRTSYPTREQAEMDITRYIELRYNQVRLHSALGYITPNEAEQWWLANNSAA; encoded by the exons GTGAGCAAGTTTCGAGGCAAGTACACCCCGGAGTTTCGGGATACGGCCGTGCGGGAGGTGACCGACAAATCTCGGCCCATCGCTGACGTTGCTCGCGAACTGGGCTTGGTGGAGCAGACCCTGCGGAACTGGGTGGCGGCCCATCGCGAGCGTCACGGCGGCGACACGCAGGAACTGACCGTGTCGGAGCGGGCGAAGCTGAAGGCGTTGGAGAAAGAAGTGCGTGAGCTTCGTATGGAGAACGAATTTCTGG GGAAAAGCAACGGCCTTCTTCGCCAAGAAATCGCAGTGAGCAGAAAGTATGCATTCATTGCGAGTGAAGAAGGCCACTACCCGCTGCACCTGATGTTCCGCTGGGCGAAGGTGTCGAAGTCCGGCTTCTACGAGTGGAAGGGTCGCGGGCCGTCCTACACCAGCCGGCGCCGCACCCATCTTGCTCGGCTGATCACGGCGTTGTTCGAGGCCTCCGATGGGACCTACGGCTACCGTCGGGTACACGCTGACCTGCTGCGATCGGGCTATTGGGCTGATGACGACACGGTCCGGCAGATCATGCGGGAGCTCGACCTGGTGCCATGCCAGCCCCGTCCGTTTCGGCCGGTCACTACCATCGCCGGCGACACCGGTCAGACCCCTGACCTGGTAAAACGGCACTTCAACGCGGTCGTGCCGGGTACGAAGCTGGTCGGTGACATCACCTATATCCCGACCTGGGAGGGCTGGCTGTACTTGGCGACCGTGCTGGACTGCGCTACGAAGAAAGTCGTCGGCTACGCAATGGCAGATCACATGCGGGCATCGCTGGTGGTTGACGCTCTGAAAATGGCCGCACGTAATGTCAGGATTGTTCCCGATGTCAGCATATTTCACAGTGACCGCGGAAGCCAGTACTGCTCTCAGGACTTCGCTGACCTCACTACCCACCTCAAAGTTCGTCGGTCGGTAGGACGAACTGGTGTGTGTTATGACAATGCTTGGGCAGAATCATTCAACGGCACACTGAAAGTGGAAAGGGTGAATCGTACTAGTTATCCGACCCGTGAACAGGCGGAGATGGACATCACGCGGTACATTGAATTAAGATACAATCAGGTTCGGTTGCACTCGGCGCTGGGATACATTACGCCCAACGAAGCAGAGCAATGGTGGTTGGCCAACAACTCCGCAGCGTAG